Proteins from a single region of Oncorhynchus nerka isolate Pitt River linkage group LG18, Oner_Uvic_2.0, whole genome shotgun sequence:
- the LOC135561813 gene encoding gastrula zinc finger protein XlCGF53.1-like — protein sequence MSGSVADFQAQIASIMEVLANAAVAEICKVVDDGYAVVHLEMTQSHKENEFLRRKMKLMELQVARFRAERTKSSEGSVHNRFHGIRLLNRHNHRETATTGPTWQSRNRLSNRSFGNSSIQRDRQPIDVDQDDVSPSKHMDATSDEQSAETEEGQPDLLIIKVEGEADDQDSRISHPARTVEGSRELTTQPAAATTEDSAFQSSGTRGNNNYNNTAMEVSGSDAILLQSETGTVNQGPQQHMGFEPKAERLSLDTKCDMDGDLTLLRDSLNQVWREVVGTDDGAPAADTKVMDLGSGSVGPETQNRSATEMRSVGLENHRFSPKSFHSSSEHVIVIDSVSSGQQVDRDFEWCQVGTATAPQDNGTENKQGVGVFNRNAPMNHHDSMRDNTTQFVSPGFRASEINTGMHVGTGEANKASWCSLASLQRHSEIPGRRAQQPAHTSLPDCHFRPSATTSSHSSNLATDVRPGTVERPYGCPSCNKKFVHESDLRQHAVIHTRKRPFACTLCEKRFVSRAKLQMHLNVHTGEKPFSCTHCGRRFSHSSNLKRHQKLHH from the exons ATGTCGGGCTCCGTTGCCGATTTCCAGGCGCAGATAGCCTCGATCATGGAGGTGCTAGCCAACGCGGCTGTAGCCGAAATCTGCAAAGTTGTTGACGATGGTTATGCGGTTGTACATCTGGAGATGACTCAAAGCCACAAGGAGAACGAATTTCTCCGGAGGAAAATGAAATTGATGGAACTTCAGGTCGCCAGGTTTCGAGCAGAGAGAACAAAGTCTTCAGAGGGGTCCGTCCACAACCGCTTTCATGGAATACGCCTCCTAAACAGACACAACCATCGAGAAACTGCAACGACAG GACCTACTTGGCAAAGCAGAAACAGACTTTCCAACAGGAGTTTTGGGAACAGCAGCATTcaaagagacagacagcccatagACGTGGACCAAGACGATGTCTCTCCATCAAAGCATATGGATGCTACAAGTGATGAG CagtcagcagagacagaggaagggcaACCAGACCTGCTGATCATCAAGGTGGAGGGAGAAGCAGATGACCAGGACTCTAGGATCAGCCACCCAGCTAGAACAGTGGAGGGCAGCAGAGAACTAACCACCCAACCGGCTGCAGCCACCACAGAGGACTCCGCCTTCCAGTCCAGTGGCACCAGaggcaacaacaactacaacaacacagCTATGGAGGTCAGTGGATCTGATGCCATCCTCCTCCAGTCAGAAACAGGGACTGTGAACCAGGGACCCCAGCAACACATGGGATTTGAACCCAAAGCAGAGAGACTGAGTCTGGACACAAAGTGTGATATGGACGGGGACCTCACTCTCCTAAGAGATTCTTTAAACCAGGTGTGGAGAGAGGTAGTAGGGACGGATGATGGCGCCCCTGCTGCTGACACTAAAGTAATGGACCTAGGGAGTGGCTCAGTGGGCCCAGAAACACAGAATAGATCGGCCACAGAAATGAGAAGTGTAGGGTTAGAAAACCATAGGTTTTCCCCCAAGTCATTCCATTCTTCATCAGAACATGTGATAGTGATTGACTCTGTATCCAGTGGGCAGCAGGTAGATAGAGATTTTGAGTGGTGTCAGGTGGgtacagctactgcaccacaggaCAATGGGACTGAAAATAAGCAGGGAGTGGGAGTGTTTAACAGAAACGCACCAATGAATCACCACGATTCGATGAGAGACAACACCACGCAATTTGTTTCACCCGGCTTCCGGGCCTCTGAGATAAATACAGGCATGCATGTTGGCACAGGTGAGGCCAACAAAGCTAGTTGGTGCTCATTGGCAAGCCTCCAGAGACACTCTGAAATACCAGGAAGAAGAGCTCAACAACCAGCTCATACCTCACTTCCTGATTGCCATTTTAGACCAAGTGCCACAACTTCCTCCCACTCGAGTAATCTCGCCACAGACGTTAGACCTGGTACCGTAGAACGACCGTATGGGTGCCCGAGCTGCAATAAGAAGTTTGTCCACGAGAGTGACTTGCGGCAGCATGCTGTCATCCACACCAGAAAGCGGCCGTTCGCCTGCACCTTGTGTGAGAAGAGATTTGTGTCCCGCGCCAAGCTCCAAATGCACCTAAACGTCCACACTGGGGAGAAGCCCTTCAGTTGTACACATTGCGGACGCAGGTTCTCCCACTCCAGCAATCTGAAAAGACATCAGAAGCTTCATCATTGA
- the LOC135561815 gene encoding neurotrophin receptor-interacting factor homolog yields MSNTVVFHAQLASIIEVLANAAVAEICKLVDDGHAALRLEISHSQKEIDNLRRKLVLTKFQNSRRSAERFGALRRTVHRRVDADHVARERESFVEKAKSRLGYLENRFAYSEGGKCMQDVTNRRDAGRTATDQDGAMQMADMQEAPHIKMENLDTSITEEIVQPVSESSEKIIVAEPGSSSSTETTDLLDQQGNRHRAPDTSLNIEPDNQTFQHQASQYNRTRQGHQVAEGVTWETDHQPIEYSLSQWTENQETDNPTVNAPHNAGRDSKRLSEHPERRGVPGNSGVCMSASGSLDWVPDVVMVDSVPIKVEADMSSEWSITGQEVTSGEVCSDSRQLVDNRGRGGMESGQTKCPPDTQHAEQGTTVGSRSKLPDFSGLSNRNRFSSPRVTLHQVPQRGKPAHFPNFNRGSTSSSKGIEKQPQQLMSHSTQRQLRCSLCGKPFPQPAYLRRHMRVHTGEKPYGCSHCTKRFSHSHQLKMHERVHTGEKPFHCIYCGKCFTQSGHMKRHLLIHTGGRPQDVVLP; encoded by the exons ATGTCCAATACCGTTGTCTTTCATGCTCAGCTAGCCTCCATCATTGAGGTTTTGGCGAATGCAGCCGTTGCCGAAATCTGCAAACTTGTAGATGATGGCCATGCTGCCTTACGTTTGGAAATTTCCCATAGCCAGAAAGAAATTGATAACCTGCGGAGGAAGCTGGTTTTGACAAAATTCCAGAATTCTCGACGGAGCGCAGAGAGATTTGGAGCCCTGCGACGCACAGTTCACAGGCGAGTGGACGCCGATCATGTtgcccgggagagagagagcttcgTAGAAAAGGCAAAAAGCAGACTTGGATATT TGGAAAATCGTTTTGCCTACAGTGAAGGGGGCAAATGTATGCAGGATGTCACCAACCGGAGAGACGCAGGACGCACAGCGACAGACCAGGATGGGGCCATGCAG ATGGCAGATATGCAAGAGGCACCTCATATCAAAATGGAAAATCTTGACACCAGCATAACCGAAG AGATTGTCCAACCAGTCAGTGAGAGCAGTGAGAAGATCATTGTGGCAGAACCAGGTTCTTCATCATCTACTGAAACCACAGATCTTCTGGACCAGCAGGGCAACAGACACAGAGCTCCAGACACCTCACTCAATATAGAACCTGACAACCAGACGTTCCAGCATCAAGCgtcacaatacaacagaacaAGACAGGGCCATCAGGTTGCTGAGGGTGTGACCTGGGAAACTGACCATCAACCCATAGAATACAGCCTGTCCCAATGGACAGAGAACCAAGAGACTGACAACCCAACTGTGAATGCTCCTCACAATGCAGGGCGAGACTCCAAGAGGCTGTCTGAACatccagagaggagaggggtgcctGGTAACTCTGGGGTCTGCATGTCTGCTTCAGGCTCTCTGGACTGGGTGcctgatgtggtgatggtggacTCAGTTCCCATTAAAGTGGAGGCAGATATGAGTTCAGAATGGAGCATAACTGGCCAAGAGGTGACATCTGGAGAGGTTTGTTCAGACAGCAGGCAGCTTGTGGACaacagaggaagagggggaatgGAGTCTGGACAGACAAAGTGTCCCCCTGACACTCAACATGCAGAACAAGGGACAACTGTAGGATCAAGGTCCAAGTTGCCAGATTTCAGTGGACTGTCCAACCGAAACAGATTTTCATCCCCAAGGGTTACCCTCCACCAGGTTCCCCAAAGAGGGAAGCCAGCCCACTTCCCGAATTTCAACAGAGGCTCCACTTCTTCATCGAAAGGCATAGAAAAGCAGCCGCAACAGCTGATGTCTCACTCCACCCAGAGGCAGCTCCGGTGCAGCCTCTGCGGAAAGCCCTTCCCTCAGCCGGCATACCTAAGGAGGCACATGCGGGTCCATACGGGGGAGAAACCGTACGGCTGCAGCCACTGCACCAAGCGCTTCTCCCACAGCCACCAGCTGAAGATGCATGAGAGGGTGCACACCGGAGAGAAACCATTTCATTGCATCTACTGCGGGAAGTGCTTCACCCAGTCCGGCCACATGAAGAGGCATCTCCTTATCCACACTGGCGGCAGGCCACAGGACGTTGTGCTGCCCTGA